The Erinaceus europaeus chromosome 17, mEriEur2.1, whole genome shotgun sequence nucleotide sequence CCACAAAAATTTATGTCAACATGCCTCACTCATCAAATATATGTCAAAATTCCATCACCCCACACACATCTTTTCATGAGATTGCTACCCATATGCATGTCTCTTTATGTTCAGATATCCTGTCTAGTTTAACATTATGTGACCTGACTTTAGTTAATGTTAGTGTCTTCTTCTATGTAGTTATCATTTCTGGATTTATATAGTAGTTTTTAATCTACTTTGAATTATATTTGTGTTTATAGTTACGTAGTGTATAATTTAATTCATTATCATGTAACTGCCTAATTTCTAAGCATCAAATATTGAAGACTTCTTGATCCCTTGTATGCTCTTAGAAtcttataaataacaaaaaaaacctgttaaGAGTAATTTTAATAGTCAAAGTAAGACAATTAAAACCTCAAACATGACACTGAAAGCTACAAAGTTAAGAGTTTGCATGATATCTAGATAAGAAATAATCTCTTGGTGGTGGTTACAATTGGAAAGGTGGGAACACAGGATTTTGGTGGGAGGTACAATGGGGAGCTGTACCCTAACAATCTTGTAAACCGCtatcaatcacaaataaaaaatgacttgaaaaaagaaatagtctcTTGGACAGGAGAGACAGTTAACTGGGTAGGGTGCATGTCTTGCCATGTGACTACCTGAGGCTTAAGAGTAGGTAACACTTGGGAGCACAGTGGCAATGGGAGAAACACCTGTGCTGTGgtgcctcaatttctctctatttccctctctatctgaatgaaaaattgaCCTAGGAGTGGCAAAATCATGAACGTACAAGGGCCCAGCTGCGGCAAAAAGTCTCTGACTGACAGTGACCCTGACTATGGTCTCCTTATGGTCAAGTAAGAGACTCTTCAACTCTTCAGATTCAGCCTTACTTATCTTTCATGctaatattaattttaatgtcTCCCATCTCAATCCTTGAAGCCCCATGTATCACTGCTGGAAATGGAAAGATCACTGCTGTAGGATTCTACCAGAGTTGTGTAGCTAAGAAGTTTATTGAAGAGATTATTCATAAATAAACAGTCACATAGGCCCCAGGATAGCAAGTGTTTATGAAAACTCTGcccaggcaggggaaatagcataatggttatgcaaagaggctctcatacctgaggctccaaagtctcagggtcaatccccccaccaccaccactataaatcagagctgagcagtgccctggcaacAAACATCTGCCCAAGGGTTTTACATAAAGAGGGCTTTATGTAGCAGTGTCACATACACAAAAATAATTCACCATTGTTATTTAGAAAATAAGACATCAAGTTGATTTCTAATGCTTTTCTTTAACTAATGAAGGTTGTTTTCTAACAGACCTAGTGAATTGATTAAGGGAGACATTGATCATAACTTCAAGGCAGTCCTGTGATGTGACAACATTAATTTAGACCTGGTTATCTGTCCTTGGGAAAATGTTAAGAACTAaatgtaatttaaattttttatcttaaaatgTCCCTGTAGGCATTTAGTGTAGGCAAACAATTAACTTAAGCTTCTTTTTCTAGCAActcttttatcttaaaaaaaaaaaatcaccagtgaTTTACTAGTGGTTCacgattataagattacagggggcGCCCCGTTCTGCTCTGCATCAGTGTAACAGTGTGGGCTCGAACTATGACTCTCAGGAAGTCTTACTTATCACCCACGGTTTCTTCACAACAAGCAGAAAACACTGCATCCTACGGGGTGTCTCCTTAGGGTGGAAGTAGACAACTTTCAACAGGATAAAATGtagttttccttcttccttttcttcctttttccttgtcCTTTCCACTCACACAGCCACAATGTTTCATTATCCTCACACAGCATGTATTAGCCAAGTCCCTAGGCCTTATTCATACCCCTTGACGGGAAAATGTGCATCCAAGTCCATTGCAGGCTATCTGTGAGGGCTGCAGTGACATTTTCTGTCCCAAACATATTCAATTCTCTTACACTGCTCTGATTATCTTTTTCCATAACATCATCTACGTAGAAAAATTTGTACCACTACTTTGTtgtgttgctcagctctggatggtGGTGgcaagaaattgaacctgggccatggagccttaggcatgagaatctgtttgcataaccatttgctatctcccctacctttttttttttcctttctattttattttataggacagagggactgagagaggcagggaaattatagagggagagagaatgatagacaccaggaagcctgcttcacgactcatgaaatatccccccctttcaggtggggaacaggaactGCTATGcacaagctgggtccttgtgcatggggatatgtgtgcttacccacgtgcgccaccgcctggccccctgcatCACTGCCCTGTTAGTATCATCGTCTCTCCTATGCTATAAGGTATCTTTTGAATGATTCACTCGATTGGGTCCACAGAAGAGAAAAGTGAAATAGAAAGCAGCATGCCCAAAAGCATTGAGAAAACTACCTGTATAAGCCACTACCAGTAACTGAGCACAGACTTGTGCAGACATCTTGGTGGAGTAAAGCAGTGGGCTGCAGATTGCCACAAAGCGGTCATACGCCATGACAGCCAGAAGGAAGCACTCAAGGGTCCCCAAGAAAGCACTTGAACCCAGCTGGATGCCACACCCAAGATAGGAGATTGCCTTTTTCTCCACCAGCAAATGTACAAGCATGTTGGGGGTGACACAAGAGGAATAGCATATGTCAGCAAAAGCCAAGTGACTTAAGAAAAAGTACATAGGATAATGGAGCTGAGAGGAGATTCTGATCAGAGCGATTGTGCTGACATTGCCAGATATGGTCACCAGGTACATACAAAGGATGAGGATGAAGAGGGTGATTTGAAGAAAAGAGTCATCGGTTAAGCCCAATAAAATGAACTCTGTCACTGCAGTGTGGTTCCTATCCACCAGGAAATCCATGAGACCAGGTGTCTGCTGGGAAGAGACCCTGTGATGAAATGTAATATTCCACAAGTTATAAATTTGAAGGTTTAATTTTTGTTAGTACACATGTAGGAAGTCATTATAAGAAAAGATATTTGAAAAACACTAAGCCcccgataaataaaaataatagaataaataacaaaaagaaaagatatttgaaCCTAAGTGCATATTTACAGACAGTGAATGAATTGCAAATCAGAATGATGAATGAGCtcatttattaactttttttaagttaaattatttttgtaaataaGAATATCCATGTTAAATCTGAAAAGTCTTGTTGGATAGTCAGTATGTAATTTAAATATATCAATCATTTACTCATATAGCAATGGTTTCTGATTGGAGTCTTGTAGGATTAACGAGAGAGATCTCTGggactgacagagacagagagacaaagagagaggcagaagaggaGGAATCTGCAGCACCAATACTTACTTCATTATGGTGGGGGCTGTGTTTGAacaaaatggcaaagcagtgcactgtctgaGCCAGTGAGACAGTTCACTTGGGTAGGTGGGTAGAGTgcttgctgctttgctgtgtgatcTTCAGACTCAAAtctagcccccaccacattgaaggaaacatcagtgctgtgatctctttcactctgtcttcgcctttctgcctttctggagggagagggagagggagagggagagggagagggagagggagagggagagggagagggagagggagagggagagggagagggagagggagagggagaggagggggagaggagagagagggagaggagggggagggggagggggagaggagagagagggagaggagggggaggaggagggggagggggagggggagggagagggagagggagggggagggggagggggaggggagggggagggagagggagagggagagggagagggaaaacacAGTATCgaagtgagctatcttactgacCCAGATTGaactaatattcttttttaaattttttaaatattttattttatttattgattcccttttgttgcccttgttgttttattgttgtagctattattgttgttgtcgttgttggataggacagagagaaatggagagaggaggggaagacagagagggggagagaaagacagacacctgcagacctgcttcactgcctgtgaagcgactcccctgcaggtggggagctggggttcgaaccgggatccttatgccggtccttgtgctttgcgccacctgcgcttaacccgctgcgctacagcccgactccctgaactaaGATTCTTTTCATAACATATGTTGCTGAATGAAATCTAGCATCAAAACTGAAAAAAACTTACTGCCAGGTTTATCCACAACTCTAGATTTTCTAACTTTACAGctattttttatgtgttttctcTTTGAAGCTAGAGCTTTTAGACCTCTAAACAGAATAAGTCTTTCTACAAATATGTTTATGATACTGTTTTCTTTAATCTTTAAGTTTTTAGATGTCAACAATTGCCAGAATTTCTCAAAGGCATTGAACTTTCTAATATTGCCAGAGACTCCTTTGGGGTAGCGTGGGAAGGCCATATAAGTTTATATCCTAGTGCGAGATAAAGGAATCTTGGTATCTTGGATTATACTAGTTGATTCACAAATGCTAATAGTAAAAGCCACATTTAAGCCAGTGTTGTTTACTAACTGACTTGCTTTAAGCCAATGTTGTTTACTAACTGATTCGCTTTAATACTTATGTTCCATTTTCAGATATGATCTGTGAGAACAGTAGTCTCAAATGGCAAATTAAAACCAACACATCAGATTCCTAACAAAAGACACAACCTTACCTCTTGAAGTAAGAATTTACTCATTTTTTCATAGAAGATCAAAAATCATTGTGTTTATATAGGTCTTGTTTGTGTTTTTCCCTTGGGGATGAATCTCTGAAGGGTCTAGGGATTCAATTTGCTCAGAAGCATCATAGAGCATAATTATGTATTCTGGCAAATGCTGAACAGTTCAGTTCTCACACAACCTAATATTCCAGGATTCTGTTAGTTCTCTGGAGGTTAATTAGTTGTTGTTTCAATGGACAGTCCACACAGTCCTATCACCCTCAtttagtaattattttatttatttatctatttatttattttgcatccagggttatcgctagggcttggtgctggcactatgagtccactgctcctggcagacattttttttcccattttattggataggacagaaagaaattgagagaggaggaggaaatagcaagggagagagaaagagagacacctgcagatctgctttgctgcttgtgtagggtcccctctgcaggtaggaagccagcgGCTCCAACCGGAgtccttgggtgggtccttgtgcttatgtgcacttaactgggtgcaccactgcctggcctgcatTTAGTAATTATTAGAGACTATCTTGAAGATAAATTTTGGTCCCCAGTTCACATATTTTTTGATTAAGAAATAAATGTCAGTTTAGACTTTAGTTATAAAAATATCAGCATAACTTTATTCACCCAATACATGTGTTTTGGGCTGGTGAgatagtgttgttaaaattcggaggctccagctggccgggctagtttcacgggcgggtaacagagacgaccagagacatacggctgggcagggaagctgtatttctttattcaggaacaacaattcataaactaagacaaactaatcaccaaacagaactctgctgcctctttcccccacggcggcaccaagcactctctctaactctctgcaactctggaactctggaaccctctcggggttccttggggcggggccaagcaggccgcgaaattagcagaactgatccaattttcttggcgggggagagctagaacaacccaatgtaaagcatacaacaagacaGCATATGTCTTATGTCATATGATTTTCAtggctgaagctctgaggtcccaggttcaatcccagggatgggatatggagttctggtgatgggaattgtgtggagttgtacccctcttctcctaagcttttgtcagtgtttcctttttattaaaaaaaaaacaaaaaactttgaaGACATTTCCCAAGTACACACTGAAATGATCTGCTATCTTTTCTTCTATGAATTTGATGTTTTCTGATCTAATATctatgtccttgatccatctgaagTTGACTTCTGTAACTTTTGTGATGTGTGGGGTGGTCCtattttcattctcctgcatgttacaacccaatgTTCCTGAGCTACTTGAAAAGTCTCTTCTTTTTCCACTTGTAAAAttcctgttgtctttatttgttagcTTTACCTCTGTacagtctttctgttttggtgatggtttcttttgttgtgcagaagcttttcaatttgatgtatccATAATTCCAtcggtttatttttgcttttgctttccttGGTAGAAACCCATGAATGAATAATTGTTTATTAgaaagagtatcactctggcaccgTGGACTGAACTCTGGGTCctatgcatgcaagtcctatactctcTGATTGTGCAATTTTCCCAGTTATACAAAgggaattattttaaatgaatggAAAATAAACTATGTGCTCAACTTCCCAATACAACAAAGCAAAACTAAGGTTGTTTAGAGAAAAAGCCCAATAACCCTCTAGATAAATGAGAATTTCTGTATTACACATACTTTATCTTCTAGAATTAATTGAGcatatctttttcttatttatatatttatttgtaccagagagaaaaagatcagagcattgtccaggtggtacaggggattgaacctgggacctcaaagcctcagacatggaaatcttttgcataacaactattctgtctcctcagcccctaaTTTGCTTTTccgagagagacaaagagggagagaggcaaagaatgaaaaaaagaccgCAGCACCAGCATTTTCTTGAGTGCAgtaggagccaggcttgaacctgagtcttgcaGCACATGACAAACCACTGCACTATTCAGGTGAACTATTCTGCCAGTCCTACTATGATTACCACATCTTATCATAGAagcacctttttcttttctatatgtagaaaaataatattttaagaggtttggacagtggcacaccaggttaagctcacatgtactaagtgcaaagacctgtgcaaggatctgggttcgagtccccagtgaCTACAGGGATATTCCAGGAACACAGAACAGaatgaaagttttaaaaaaagccaTCCCCAGAGACTGCCTTCctactccatttttctctgtggtGGTGCTTTATCATTTACCACCAGAAACTATTCAAATATAACCATAGTCATTTCACTCataccagaaaaaaaaactttaaaaaatatattttatttatttgttaatgagaaagataggaggagagagaggagggaagaaccagacttcactctggtacatgtgctaccagggactgaGCTCAGGATATCAGGATAtcatcttgagagtccaatgctttatccactgtgtcacctcccagaccaccagaaaaAAACTTTTTGAAAATGACAGTATTAGATTTGGAGGTAGAATAGCTATAATCAGTGCCAGAGACTAAAAtttgaaatataataataataatattttaatatagtgTTTTTAAGTGTGCTGTTAtataacttaaaaaggggtttggttgggggctgctgcagcatgtaaaaggattcacagcggggagctgggaactggtttaaacaatacaaggtttattagagtgaaacaggtaaaaggcaaaataaacaattatcatcaagggttaagagtacctaggtcaggtagtctttcccaggcagggataaGACTCTGATCAGTCAGCAGTTTtgccactcaaatagagctccaaccacttaagaaaaagagaaggaaaacaaaggaaaaggcttcgaatgacacccctggtgagtcaGGAACCTTGGTAAAGAGAATGGCTcagcgggaagcctgctaggagaggctgtccagcccctgagaGCTGGttttggggtgagggggaggcatgagcttcagaaataatcaaaagattttcctggcctccgttttctaacccaagagctataggacccctccttggtgtcacacttaggacccttaatcaccctcctgctgacagcccagtatcctaccctgtcCAGAGAACCCCTGGTCataagctgctgcttgttggagctcacgccagctgTTGCTTCCAGGTCGCCATCTTGGCTTCGTTGAGTCTCCTACCTTTTATTAGTTAGTAACATGCTATATCAAAGGGGTTCTTAGATTATGACAGAAAAAATAATCATGAAACTTCATTAataaggggggggaaatggaggAGGGACATCTGCAATAGTGTTCCACCATTGATAAGGGATAGGAAGTCCGTCAGATGCTATACTACAAATTCTCTCCTAACTAATATTCCTAATGGGATCTCAGCAGACATGTAACTGCACAGCTTAGCAAGTTGTGTACCGCCTCGCTCACATCAGGTATCTGCCATGCCATGGCCAGGTGCTCTGGAGCCAGAGCATCGCAGTCCATAGACACTACCTAGTGTCTGAGACGTTACAGATCCTGTCAGCCTTGAATAATAGCTAGATCATTAGCTGAACAAACCTAAGGCAGGAAAAAGCCTGCCACATTAAGATAGATTTCCGGGATGTTTCCCTACAGTATTCTAACCTTGGACTTTGAGTGAATAGTCGTCTTGGAAGCTGAGATATCTAGAGCAGCAaagggtggattttttttttcaacctatTCAGCCACCCTTTGCCTTTTAATTCGTGAATACATGTCGTAAGCAAGTAGAAATTGTTATGCTGTAAGTGTCCTTTGCTGGTTCTACCTATCTGGGGAAAGTTGTCTTGATTTCTCATTATTTGGTTATTTTTCTCTGCtggtattacaaatccactgctcctggtggccatttttttccattttactgaataggacagagataaattgagagagaaggtggagatagataCTTGGTTTAATGGAGCAGAGATGAAcccatatatttatatacaccCACTTAATATCACAAAAGGTCCAAAACCACACTATAAAGTAAAGAAGTTCTCAATAGATGGTGctggaaaattggacagccacatgtagaaaagtgaaactagaccactacctaacaccatacactaaGATCAAATCAAAAttgattaaagatctagatattaaaccagtaactctaaaatttatagaagaaatttTTGGTAAAACTTTGTGGGACTTTCATagcaaagatatatttggagattcAACCCCTTGGGCatagaaaattaaaattagtaaataaataagattacatgaaattgaaaagtgTCTACACACTGAAAGCAAACTACATGAGAACAACCAGGTAACTCAGTaaaagggagaagatatttgcacatcacacatcagacaagtgactgatatcaaatatctatactAAATTGGTACAGTTccccaaaagaagcaaaaaacaacccaataaaaagtggggcAAATAACTAAacagatagttttctaaagaagagattcacatgaagaaatgctccaactTCGCTTAGcagtagagaaatgcaaattaaaactatactgaaaaaccatctcacacctggcttatatcaacaaaccaggaaatgacagatgttgggGATTCtgttatattgctggtgggaatgcaaattagcACACCCCCTTTAGAAGACTGTATGGCCATCCTTcagcaaataaaaatgtaattaccttatgacccaacaatatcactcttaggcacttatccagtggacactcaaacactaatttgaaggggcatatgcaccccaatgttcacagctgcattattagCCAAAGAGGGAAGCAGCCTGAATGTCCATCAtcagataactggctaaagatGTTATGGTTTATATATTccctggaatactactctgcaatcaaaaaaagataatattgtgtttcctttgggacaaaatggatgcaacAAGAGGTAtttcttagtgaaataagtaaagagatgaaagatagctaactatcagatggtttcactcatatgtggaatttagagatctgatttacactaacttgccaaaaaaaaccaaaaaaaaacaaaacagaagcaagcgaattttttataagacttgtgagaactatggtggttatctttgggaggtgggagggtggagatacagagctttggtggcagGTGTGGCATGGAACTATACTTTGTAATCTTATTATCCTGTAACAGactattaatataaataaattaaataaataaataaataaataaataaatagagtcatTGAAGTTTTTCTGTTTTGTCCAGCATGCAGTATGGAATCATAAACACTGAATTTGTTCATAAAAATCATATGGAATGTAAAACCCTAGATAACAGTATCTTCCACATTAAATTAGAGGTATAGGAAATAATAATCAGCCTGATAGTGGTAATTcaagatagtgtgtgtgtgtgtgtgtgtgtgtgtgtgtgtgtctatacaaTTATCACAGGCCTTCACACTGAATCCTGAGATTTTACTGGCAGGGGAGTCATTCTAGCATAGAAATATTATAACTGCAGTGTCCCAGTAATTGGAACAAATATGTCTTAGAATATGGTGATAAATATTTTCTGGGTCTCTACATACGTTGTTTCTACTTGTAAAAATCATTGCATTCAGAGAAGCCTAAAGCATCAAACAAGGATATATCCTATGTATTGCCCTTACCTAGTGGAGAGTGGGCCCACTATCTGGGAATTCCAGGCCACTGTTTCCGGGAGAATCTGaataggtagagaaagacacagagagaaaggccagagccctgctcaggtcCGGCATATGGAGAtcctgggggttgaatctgggacctcaaaacattaagcataaaagtctcttgcataaacattatgccgtCTACCTAGCAGAAATatgtatattttgatttttattagtgatttaattaggATCAGCAAGAttaaatagtgattaacaagattgtaagataacagaggcacaattccatacagttcccaccaccacagtttcgtatgtcatcccctccattggaagctttcctattctttacctctcttggagtatggagtagaaatatttttaagttgtGTCTTATTCTCTAAGCTCCCGATGAGGCAATTCTTTGCTCTCCTGTAGGTTCTAATGTGATTTTTGAGGCACTGAACACTTTGCCATTCATTTTAGTTCTGCTCACAATGGAAATTATTAAAATAACCAAGCATAGGACTTGTGAGTTAAAATCCTCAAAGGAAAATAATACGTATGTGTTACTCATGTTCTAGGATCTGTATTCCTAGCTCCCAATTTCAGAGTTTTTCTAgaattttgtaattatttttcaaCAGCATACCCCATGGTCCTGAGACACATCCAGTATACAGGTCCCCCACTGTCCCCAGAGCACATCCAGCATTAGACAAGGGCCCATGTGCTCTTGTGTTCATGCTTGGTTCATCCTTTCTGTTCATGCTTGGTGAAAACGAGTTTGGGgttatcttccctattctttaatctgCCAATGGGAGACAGTTTTTATTAATATAGATTCTTTTCCATCTAGTCATTTGAACAAGaatattatatatctatatatatatattctgagccTTAAGTTGCCTTCTTCATCTCTGGCAAAGAATTAatgtgttgtttatttatttttgttttctgtgtctGTGCTTGTTGCCTCATGGGCCAGTGGGAAGTCAACAGCATGACAAGAAAGCTGGGCCTCTAGAGAAGTACAGAGGGCACGCTTTACTTTGTACATATTTGCATAGAGTTTATCATCTCAGTCAGGCCTGCAGTGGCATTCCCAGCCCTTGTCACTTCAGGCTCCCTTTTGGGACGGCCTTGCTTTCCTTTGCACCAAGCCCTTCTCATTGTTTGAATCACTAACTTGTTTGTCACACTTGGTTGTCATCAGAATACAAACTCATGGGACAGTCACAAAAACAGAAGAGAGACAACTCAGCCCCCTCCCACTTTCCTGAGCAGGGGCAAAGTCTACTATGAACAGGTTTATACGTCAAGAGTTTgttccacttgggccctgagtccAGACACTGTTCATCCCACAAAGAACCTGTGTGTTTCAAAGGTCAGTTGAGACATTCTATG carries:
- the LOC103117675 gene encoding olfactory receptor 5P76-like, with amino-acid sequence MDFLVDRNHTAVTEFILLGLTDDSFLQITLFILILCMYLVTISGNVSTIALIRISSQLHYPMYFFLSHLAFADICYSSCVTPNMLVHLLVEKKAISYLGCGIQLGSSAFLGTLECFLLAVMAYDRFVAICSPLLYSTKMSAQVCAQLLVVAYTGSFLNAFGHAAFYFTFLFCGPNRVNHSKDTL